A segment of the Flavobacterium azooxidireducens genome:
AAAAGATTCATTTGATTTTAATAGACTATTTAAACCATAAATCCACTCGACGGGTAAATTTTCAGACATGTTTTCCAATGCTTTTCCTTCTCCTGAAAAACCACGGTAAGCATCAGGAGAAAAGGCCATAAGTAATTGCATTTTTCCAAATTCTGCAACCACTGCACAAGTTTCCTTATCCATAGATTCATAAATCATAATTTTCTCAACAATCGGTAGAATTCCTTCCAATAGTCGAAGTCTATGAATTCCGCCAATTCTGGTACTATCTATCGTTGATAAAGTTGAAAACATAAATTTATCGGCTCTTTTAGTAATATAGAATTCTCCTTTTACATTTCCTTTAGGAAGGTTTTGAAAAAGTTGAATGGTTTGTATTTTAGACAATTCAAATTTCAATTCCATATCAGCTAAATAGAGTTGAACACTCGTTAATCCTTTTATCCAGCGGGTTGGAAGTGTAATTTTTTTTTCTACTACTTTCGTTTTGGTGGTTATCACTTGAACGTCGTGTTGACCTACAGCAAGCGTTACCTTTTCATTTTTTTGTATTGCATTTAAAGCATTCAGCATAGGTTCATTAAAATCAACATTGGTCGTTCCTGATGCAATGAATTCTCCATCAATTGCTTCCGGTTTCATGTCTAAGCGAACATAAACGCCATTGCAGGATGAGAAACCTTCAAACCGAAGTCGTTCTGCACCGGCAGACACAATTGGATCGCGAAGACTTGGCGGAATCGGACCAAAACTGGATCGAACCACTTTTGCAATGGTGCTCCAACATTTGGCAGTAATATAGGGTTCTGTTAAACTACCCCAAAAAAAGCATGGAATTGTATTTACTTCTTCAATTTCTGATTGATGAGCCATTACCAAATTATTAATTCCTTTGGTTTTATTGAGAGTAGAAATACTTTGATATTTATATTGTAAATCATTCATAGCTAAGAGATTGGTAGTTGTTTGATTAATTGTTTTAATGAATTGTTCTCTTTGTGTTTTTCAAAAAAAGCGATACTTTCA
Coding sequences within it:
- a CDS encoding SWIM zinc finger family protein; this encodes MNDLQYKYQSISTLNKTKGINNLVMAHQSEIEEVNTIPCFFWGSLTEPYITAKCWSTIAKVVRSSFGPIPPSLRDPIVSAGAERLRFEGFSSCNGVYVRLDMKPEAIDGEFIASGTTNVDFNEPMLNALNAIQKNEKVTLAVGQHDVQVITTKTKVVEKKITLPTRWIKGLTSVQLYLADMELKFELSKIQTIQLFQNLPKGNVKGEFYITKRADKFMFSTLSTIDSTRIGGIHRLRLLEGILPIVEKIMIYESMDKETCAVVAEFGKMQLLMAFSPDAYRGFSGEGKALENMSENLPVEWIYGLNSLLKSNESFDPTLLSLENDIDFKTMENLTASLSSMGLLGYDITQRNHFYRRLPFKTERILSLNPRLKNAKKLIDNDDIQIVTKRHNYIEANVKGTGVTHRVILDGNNQHCTCDWFTTYQGKRGICKHILGVKMIGE